In a genomic window of Gossypium arboreum isolate Shixiya-1 chromosome 9, ASM2569848v2, whole genome shotgun sequence:
- the LOC108456230 gene encoding probable glutathione S-transferase — MAEVKLLGTWPSPFYYRVVWVLKLKGIAYEFIEEDLNNKGPLLLQHNPVHKKIPVLIHNGKSICESMIILEYIQEIWPQNPLLPTDPYDRAIARFWIKFAEDKLPAIWMVFRTSGEEQKKAIRDSLEMLETIEEHALGDKTFFRGDKIDLVDIAFGQLSQWLQMVEDTTNVKLLEASKFPRLQRWINNFKQVPIIKETLPDYQEMFAYFKSLREMLLSSK; from the exons ATGGCTGAAGTGAAGCTGCTTGGAACATGGCCAAGTCCTTTCTACTATAGAGTTGTTTGGGTCCTGAAATTGAAAGGTATAGCATATGAATTCATAGAAGAAGATCTGAACAACAAAGGTCCACTGCTTCTCCAGCATAATCCAGTTCACAAGAAGATACCAGTACTTATCCATAATGGAAAGTCAATTTGTGAGTCTATGATCATTCTTGAATATATCCAAGAGATTTGGCCACAAAATCCCCTGCTGCCAACTGATCCTTATGATAGAGCCATCGCtcgtttttggattaaatttgcTGAGGATAAG CTTCCAGCAATCTGGATGGTGTTTCGAACCAGTGGTGAAGAACAAAAGAAGGCGATTAGGGATAGCCTGGAAATGCTAGAAACCATTGAAGAACATGCGCTTGGAGACAAGACGTTCTTTAGGGGAGACAAGATTGACTTGGTGGATATAGCTTTTGGTCAACTTAGCCAGTGGTTACAAATGGTTGAAGATACAACAAACGTTAAGCTACTCGAAGCTAGCAAGTTCCCTCGTTTGCAAAGATGGATCAATAATTTCAAACAAGTTCCCATAATCAAAGAAACCCTTCCTGATTACCAAGAGATGTTTGCTTACTTCAAGTCTCTCAGGGAAATGCTACTTTCATCCAAATGA